Proteins from one Nitrospira sp. genomic window:
- a CDS encoding DUF1501 domain-containing protein, translating to MFRRDLLKLAATLPLLVLAPRPCDLFAAPSAPARGRWDRILILVELHGGNDGLNTLVPYSDERYYQARPHLAIPRERVLQLSPSVGVHYALEPLMPLWEKQQLAIIQGVGYPDPNRSHFRSIEIWDTASASQQVLDEGWLARLFETYPLPAEYTADGILLGQRDGGPLSGRTVRTVALHDPQQFLQQASHVKAVEQSSPNRALAHILQVQRELTHAAGDLAIRLQHASPLQTTFPPSPIGHQLETAAQLLAAKVPVAVIKVSQTGFDTHAGQLGHHERLLKELADGLVAFRQAMVQAGLWDRVLLMTYSEFGRRVGENASAGTDHGTAAPHFFLGGSVKGGLYGSMPSLNDLQEGDLRYRVDYRSLYATVMRSWWGIPGTTIVGPEYQAINCLE from the coding sequence ATGTTTCGACGAGACCTGCTGAAACTGGCGGCGACGCTCCCGCTTCTGGTGCTGGCTCCACGGCCGTGTGACCTTTTCGCGGCTCCTTCCGCGCCTGCGCGGGGCCGGTGGGATCGCATTCTGATCTTGGTCGAGTTGCACGGAGGCAATGACGGGCTCAATACACTCGTGCCGTATTCCGACGAGCGGTATTACCAGGCTCGCCCTCATCTGGCGATTCCTCGCGAGCGGGTGCTGCAGCTCTCGCCGTCGGTCGGGGTGCACTATGCGCTGGAGCCGCTCATGCCTCTCTGGGAGAAGCAGCAGTTGGCGATTATCCAGGGTGTCGGTTATCCCGATCCGAACCGATCGCATTTCCGGTCGATCGAAATCTGGGACACGGCGTCGGCCAGCCAGCAAGTATTGGATGAGGGCTGGCTCGCCCGTTTGTTTGAGACCTATCCGTTGCCGGCAGAGTACACTGCCGACGGAATTCTCCTCGGCCAGCGAGACGGCGGGCCGTTGAGCGGCAGGACAGTCCGGACGGTCGCGCTGCATGATCCGCAGCAGTTTCTCCAGCAGGCCAGTCACGTGAAGGCGGTGGAACAATCGAGTCCCAATCGTGCACTGGCTCACATCCTCCAGGTGCAACGGGAACTTACCCATGCCGCAGGCGATCTGGCTATACGCTTGCAACATGCCTCGCCGCTGCAGACGACTTTCCCTCCGTCGCCGATCGGACACCAGCTGGAGACGGCGGCGCAATTGCTGGCGGCCAAGGTGCCGGTGGCAGTCATCAAAGTCTCGCAGACGGGTTTCGATACTCATGCCGGTCAGCTGGGGCATCATGAGCGGTTGTTGAAGGAGCTCGCCGACGGGCTGGTCGCGTTCCGTCAGGCAATGGTTCAAGCCGGACTGTGGGATCGCGTCTTGCTGATGACCTATTCAGAATTCGGCCGGCGGGTCGGCGAGAACGCCAGTGCCGGAACGGATCATGGGACTGCGGCTCCGCATTTCTTCCTGGGCGGATCTGTGAAGGGCGGATTGTACGGAAGCATGCCGTCGCTGAACGATCTTCAGGAAGGGGATCTGAGATATCGGGTCGACTACCGGAGTCTATATGCCACGGTGATGCGATCATGGTGGGGGATTCCGGGAACGACGATCGTGGGGCCGGAGTATCAGGCGATCAATTGTCTGGAGTGA
- a CDS encoding DNA gyrase inhibitor YacG, protein MKCPVCRTPTEWKDNHWRPFCSERCQLTDLGTWATGGYRIPGTPLTVDQEDPADEDPDT, encoded by the coding sequence ATGAAATGCCCGGTCTGCCGCACACCCACCGAGTGGAAGGACAATCACTGGCGCCCCTTCTGTTCCGAACGCTGTCAGCTCACGGACCTGGGCACCTGGGCCACCGGAGGCTATCGTATTCCGGGCACGCCGCTGACCGTCGACCAAGAAGATCCGGCAGACGAAGATCCGGATACGTGA
- a CDS encoding alternative oxidase produces the protein MTTLVTMTMLNSEQLRLEQAATLAEPERPYGLLAKSLFLVMDLLYGRARSWSKFKVLEVIARVPYQAWEHVAYIAITQQYQHEDFARRVFDRVKESRHQQDNEQWHLLILEEWIHRARIEERFLLHRLVPQVIAFVYYQISWLLYVMKPEWSHRLNVDFETHAEHEYMRFAREHPELEQTPFESAFKKDFGDFATMADVIRQIGYDERVHKNQSMHKLGMARFT, from the coding sequence ATGACCACACTTGTGACAATGACCATGTTGAACTCGGAGCAGCTCAGGCTGGAGCAGGCGGCCACGCTGGCGGAGCCGGAGCGACCGTACGGACTATTGGCCAAGAGTCTCTTTCTTGTCATGGACCTGCTCTACGGCCGCGCTAGAAGTTGGAGCAAATTCAAAGTTCTTGAAGTAATCGCCCGCGTGCCCTATCAAGCCTGGGAACATGTGGCCTACATCGCGATCACGCAGCAATACCAGCATGAGGATTTTGCCCGGCGGGTGTTCGACCGCGTGAAAGAGAGCCGTCATCAGCAGGACAACGAACAATGGCATCTCCTCATTCTGGAGGAATGGATCCATCGCGCTCGAATCGAAGAGCGCTTCCTGTTGCACCGGCTGGTGCCGCAAGTCATCGCCTTCGTCTATTACCAGATCAGTTGGCTGCTCTATGTGATGAAGCCCGAATGGAGTCATCGCCTGAATGTCGATTTCGAGACCCATGCGGAACATGAGTACATGCGCTTCGCCCGCGAGCATCCGGAGTTGGAACAGACGCCTTTTGAGAGCGCCTTTAAGAAAGACTTTGGCGACTTCGCCACGATGGCCGACGTTATACGCCAGATCGGGTATGACGAACGCGTCCACAAGAACCAAAGCATGCATAAACTCGGCATGGCGCGCTTTACCTAG
- a CDS encoding cytochrome b/b6 domain-containing protein: MNLQSSTSPAVLAEPRSREVEPVGITPSTSAVPGRAIHTERVYRHRLPVRIGHWLNVVCLFILIMSGLQIFNAHPALYWGDRSDRDKPLLSMQAVKNESGEIRGLTTVLGHAFDTTGVLGYSNGMRQGFPGWATVPSARWLAMGRQWHLFFAWFFVINGLLFATYAFISRHFKKDLLPTGQDLKQIPQAVKDHLVLRHPKGEEAKRYNVLQKLAYVSVIFGLAPLIVLTGLTMSPTIDAAFPWLLSIFGGRQAARTIHFIACFSFVGFVVIHVSQVILTGFFNNIRSMITGYFVVSHEGVKP; this comes from the coding sequence ATGAACCTCCAATCTTCGACCAGTCCCGCCGTTCTCGCGGAACCCAGATCCCGTGAAGTCGAGCCGGTCGGTATAACTCCGTCCACCTCTGCGGTGCCGGGTCGGGCGATCCATACCGAACGGGTGTATCGCCACCGGCTGCCGGTCCGCATCGGTCACTGGCTGAATGTGGTCTGTCTCTTTATTCTGATCATGAGCGGCCTCCAGATCTTCAATGCGCATCCGGCGCTTTATTGGGGGGATCGCTCGGATCGCGACAAGCCGCTTCTCTCCATGCAGGCCGTGAAGAATGAGAGCGGGGAGATCCGCGGGCTGACAACGGTCTTAGGTCACGCCTTCGATACGACCGGCGTGCTGGGCTACTCCAATGGCATGAGGCAGGGCTTCCCCGGATGGGCGACGGTCCCGAGCGCCCGGTGGCTCGCGATGGGGCGGCAATGGCATCTCTTCTTCGCCTGGTTCTTTGTGATCAACGGACTGCTCTTTGCAACCTATGCCTTCATCAGCCGACATTTCAAGAAAGATCTTCTGCCGACCGGCCAGGATCTGAAACAGATCCCGCAAGCGGTGAAAGACCATCTCGTGTTGCGTCACCCGAAAGGCGAGGAAGCGAAGCGCTACAACGTGTTGCAGAAGTTGGCCTACGTCAGCGTGATCTTCGGCCTCGCGCCACTGATCGTGCTGACCGGCCTGACGATGTCGCCCACGATCGATGCGGCTTTCCCCTGGCTGTTGAGCATCTTCGGCGGTCGCCAGGCGGCGCGCACGATTCATTTCATCGCCTGCTTCTCGTTCGTCGGATTTGTCGTAATCCATGTCTCGCAAGTCATTCTCACAGGATTCTTCAACAACATCCGGTCGATGATCACCGGATACTTCGTTGTATCGCATGAAGGAGTGAAGCCATGA
- a CDS encoding molybdopterin-dependent oxidoreductase: MPQLSRRRFLQTTGGLLLAAALPSSAAAGVLNRLFGQPEPKLTKSITPNDEFYVTSYRSPPTIRLNEWSLVINGLVERPMTLTYDQLLAKPTISQIVTLECVGNTVAGEFISTAEWEGVSLRALLEEAGVSARAYDVVFRAADGYSDGIRLDRAVAGDVLIAHRMNGVPLPLGHGFPARMIVPGHYGMKSVQWLTAIDVVAEDYKGYYAQKGWTDEAIIKTTSRIDLPGHGTTLTGGRHRVEGLAFAGVRGIRRVEISTDGGEHWMPAMLDVPLSNAAWRFWRYDWAVLNPGRHTLLVRAIDGTGKVQSSVEQDPAPDGAAGLHEITVTVEP, encoded by the coding sequence ATGCCACAGCTGTCACGGCGACGATTTCTGCAGACGACCGGGGGACTGTTGTTGGCGGCAGCCCTGCCCTCGTCGGCCGCAGCCGGAGTGCTGAACCGCCTCTTCGGTCAGCCCGAGCCGAAGCTGACGAAGTCGATCACGCCCAACGATGAATTCTACGTCACTTCCTACCGCAGTCCTCCGACGATTCGCCTCAACGAGTGGTCCTTGGTGATCAACGGCCTGGTCGAACGGCCCATGACTCTGACGTACGATCAATTGCTGGCCAAGCCGACAATCTCGCAGATCGTGACGCTCGAATGCGTTGGGAATACGGTGGCGGGGGAATTTATCAGCACGGCCGAGTGGGAAGGGGTCTCGCTTCGCGCGTTGCTGGAGGAAGCCGGTGTCAGTGCAAGAGCCTATGATGTCGTCTTCCGTGCGGCCGATGGTTATTCAGACGGGATTCGTCTCGATCGTGCGGTGGCGGGCGATGTGTTGATCGCGCACAGGATGAACGGAGTGCCGCTTCCTCTAGGCCACGGATTTCCTGCCCGCATGATTGTGCCCGGCCATTACGGCATGAAGAGCGTGCAATGGCTGACGGCGATCGACGTCGTGGCCGAGGATTACAAGGGCTACTACGCGCAGAAGGGCTGGACCGACGAGGCGATCATCAAGACCACCTCACGCATCGATCTGCCAGGACATGGCACAACCCTTACAGGGGGGCGTCATAGGGTGGAAGGCCTTGCCTTCGCCGGTGTTCGAGGCATCAGGCGGGTCGAGATCAGCACAGACGGCGGGGAACATTGGATGCCCGCGATGCTCGATGTCCCGCTTTCGAATGCTGCATGGCGATTCTGGCGTTACGACTGGGCGGTTCTGAATCCCGGCCGGCATACGCTCCTTGTCCGCGCCATAGATGGTACCGGGAAGGTTCAATCATCCGTCGAACAGGACCCGGCTCCGGATGGGGCAGCCGGGCTGCACGAGATCACGGTGACAGTCGAACCCTGA
- a CDS encoding zf-HC2 domain-containing protein: MKDHPSQWIQSGLSCRDVTERVSEYTEDRLPILTKVRVGLHLASCANCRAYLRQMVLICATAALLPKRSPSPIHRLQLRRQFAAHYSR, encoded by the coding sequence ATGAAAGACCATCCGTCACAATGGATCCAGAGCGGACTCAGCTGCCGTGATGTCACGGAGCGGGTCTCTGAGTATACGGAAGACCGTCTCCCGATCCTGACCAAGGTCCGCGTCGGCCTGCATCTCGCTTCCTGCGCCAACTGTCGCGCGTATCTGAGGCAAATGGTCTTGATCTGCGCGACGGCCGCGCTGCTTCCCAAGCGGTCCCCGTCACCGATTCATCGACTCCAGTTGCGGCGGCAGTTTGCCGCACACTATTCCCGCTAG
- a CDS encoding DUF1800 domain-containing protein translates to MPMTFQDARHLLARTGFGGTPEEIRELTALDREAAIDRLLAGVAPTARTSAPSHVLNALPPAEGMKGLSVEQKKAFKQERREDAFELKGWWYQELLTTPSPLTERMTLFWHNHFTSSFHKVKWPALLYHQNVLLRHHALGSFRDLLFQIAKDPAMVLYLDTQTNHKDHPNENFARELFELFTLGEGQYTEIDIKEAARAFTGWHVALHHGGGFAFNWRQHDAGAKHVLGKTGAFGGDDILAIALDQPACARYLTAKLWREFISDEPEAREVDRLAAEVRNSGYQIKPLLRGLLTLPQFWASETRGVLVKSPVELLVGTVRLLNLPIQDTAMLAKYGKRLGQDLFDPPNVKGWPGGTRWITSATLLNRWQLLQRGLRGADMGGPMHTHATMSEMHGAAWMTEEESETVQAVLVPVPPVNPIPTGADRWQRVHHLVMDPTYQLK, encoded by the coding sequence ATGCCCATGACCTTTCAGGATGCGCGGCATCTGTTGGCTCGCACGGGATTCGGTGGGACTCCCGAAGAAATCCGCGAACTGACTGCGCTCGATCGTGAGGCCGCCATCGATCGACTGCTTGCCGGAGTTGCCCCCACTGCCAGGACGAGCGCTCCCTCCCATGTGCTCAATGCTCTGCCGCCTGCCGAGGGGATGAAGGGGTTGAGCGTCGAGCAGAAGAAGGCGTTCAAACAGGAGCGGCGGGAGGACGCCTTCGAGCTGAAGGGCTGGTGGTATCAGGAGCTCCTCACCACGCCATCCCCGTTGACTGAACGGATGACCCTGTTCTGGCACAATCACTTTACGTCCAGTTTTCACAAGGTCAAATGGCCGGCGTTGCTGTACCACCAGAACGTGCTGCTTCGCCACCATGCGCTCGGTTCGTTCCGAGATCTGCTCTTTCAGATTGCGAAGGATCCGGCGATGGTGCTGTATCTGGATACGCAGACCAACCATAAGGATCATCCCAACGAGAATTTTGCCCGCGAGCTCTTCGAGCTGTTCACTCTTGGGGAAGGGCAGTACACCGAGATCGACATCAAGGAAGCGGCCCGCGCCTTTACCGGCTGGCATGTTGCCCTCCATCACGGCGGCGGGTTCGCGTTCAACTGGCGCCAACATGATGCGGGCGCCAAGCATGTGTTGGGGAAGACCGGGGCGTTTGGGGGTGATGATATTCTCGCGATCGCGCTCGATCAGCCGGCCTGTGCACGCTACCTCACGGCCAAATTGTGGCGGGAGTTTATTTCGGACGAGCCGGAGGCGCGCGAGGTCGATCGGCTCGCGGCGGAGGTTCGAAATAGTGGGTATCAGATCAAACCGCTGCTGCGGGGGCTGCTGACGCTGCCGCAGTTCTGGGCATCCGAGACGCGCGGAGTGCTCGTGAAGTCGCCGGTCGAATTACTGGTCGGTACCGTCCGTCTTCTGAATCTGCCCATTCAAGACACGGCCATGCTTGCAAAATATGGGAAACGCCTGGGGCAGGATCTCTTCGATCCCCCCAACGTGAAGGGCTGGCCCGGAGGGACTCGCTGGATTACCAGTGCGACGCTGTTGAATCGTTGGCAACTCTTGCAACGGGGCCTGCGGGGTGCGGACATGGGCGGACCCATGCATACGCATGCGACGATGAGCGAGATGCACGGCGCCGCCTGGATGACGGAGGAAGAGTCGGAGACCGTGCAAGCGGTCTTGGTTCCGGTGCCGCCGGTCAATCCGATTCCGACGGGAGCGGATCGGTGGCAGAGGGTGCATCATCTGGTGATGGATCCGACCTATCAATTGAAGTGA
- a CDS encoding NAD(P)-dependent alcohol dehydrogenase, whose product MLQTKGYAAMTAKAALTPFSFERREVGPRDILITITHCGICHSDIHQARDEWGGSIFPMVPGHEIVGTVARVGKEVKTFKTGDRAGVGCFVDSCRSCPSCREGLEQYCDVGMLLTYSGRDKSGQITQGGYSTQIVVDAQYALRIPQALSAAGAAPLLCAGVTTYSPLRHWGVGKYHKLAVVGLGGLGHMAVKIARALGTEVTVLSTSEKKRQDAMRLGAAHFEVTSQPGTFAKLQRHFDFIIDTVSAPHDYNALVNLLKTDGTLILVGAPEKPAPLEPFPLILHRRSIAGSVIGGIRETQEMLAFCAEHHIESDVEVIPIQQVNDAYERVLKGDVRFRFVIDLASLR is encoded by the coding sequence ATGCTGCAAACCAAAGGCTACGCCGCAATGACCGCCAAGGCGGCGTTGACGCCGTTCTCATTCGAACGGCGTGAGGTCGGTCCTCGCGACATCCTGATCACCATCACCCATTGCGGCATCTGCCACTCCGACATCCATCAAGCCCGGGACGAATGGGGCGGGTCCATTTTCCCCATGGTGCCGGGGCATGAAATCGTCGGAACAGTGGCGCGCGTCGGAAAAGAGGTCAAGACGTTCAAGACAGGCGACCGGGCTGGGGTAGGCTGCTTTGTCGATTCCTGCCGAAGCTGCCCTTCTTGCCGGGAAGGGCTAGAGCAGTATTGCGACGTTGGCATGCTGCTCACCTACAGCGGACGCGACAAGAGCGGCCAGATCACCCAGGGCGGCTACTCCACCCAGATCGTGGTCGATGCGCAGTATGCATTGCGGATTCCCCAAGCCCTCTCAGCCGCCGGCGCCGCCCCGCTCCTGTGCGCAGGCGTCACGACCTATTCCCCGCTCCGTCACTGGGGCGTCGGCAAGTATCATAAGCTCGCGGTGGTGGGTTTAGGCGGGCTTGGTCACATGGCCGTGAAGATCGCACGGGCACTCGGCACCGAAGTCACCGTCCTGAGCACCTCGGAGAAGAAGCGGCAAGACGCCATGCGTTTAGGAGCCGCGCATTTCGAGGTCACGTCGCAACCCGGCACGTTTGCCAAGCTGCAGCGGCATTTCGATTTCATCATCGATACCGTCTCGGCTCCGCATGACTACAACGCCTTAGTCAATTTGCTGAAGACCGATGGGACGTTGATCCTTGTCGGCGCGCCGGAAAAACCGGCGCCGCTCGAACCGTTTCCGTTGATTCTGCATCGACGGAGCATCGCCGGCTCCGTGATCGGCGGCATCCGCGAGACTCAGGAGATGCTCGCCTTCTGCGCGGAACACCACATCGAGTCCGACGTCGAAGTGATTCCAATCCAGCAGGTGAACGACGCCTACGAACGCGTCCTCAAGGGTGACGTGCGGTTTCGATTCGTGATTGACCTGGCCTCACTGCGCTAG
- a CDS encoding redoxin domain-containing protein: MLDRIMTGTLVILAGLLLPWAVVNAGAGMKAPDITNSTWLNSEPLRLADLRGKVVMVEFWTFGCYNCRNVEPYVKQWHQKYADQGFVIIGVHSPEFSHEREIDNVRRYIKDHDIRFAVPIDNDFSTWNAYGNRYWPAMYLIDKRGVIRHVRVGEGGYQDTEAKIQSLLAEPS; encoded by the coding sequence ATGCTTGATCGCATCATGACCGGTACGCTCGTCATCCTTGCGGGGCTGTTGCTGCCCTGGGCCGTCGTCAATGCGGGAGCCGGCATGAAGGCGCCGGACATCACCAATTCCACCTGGCTGAACAGCGAACCCCTACGGCTGGCGGACCTGAGGGGGAAAGTAGTCATGGTCGAGTTCTGGACCTTCGGCTGTTACAACTGCCGGAACGTCGAGCCCTATGTGAAGCAATGGCATCAGAAGTATGCCGATCAGGGTTTCGTCATCATCGGCGTTCATTCGCCTGAGTTCTCGCACGAGCGCGAAATCGACAACGTGCGGCGCTATATCAAGGATCACGATATTCGTTTCGCTGTGCCGATCGATAACGACTTTTCGACGTGGAATGCCTACGGCAACCGCTATTGGCCGGCGATGTATCTCATCGACAAGCGCGGCGTGATCCGCCATGTGCGTGTCGGCGAAGGCGGCTACCAGGACACAGAAGCGAAGATTCAATCGCTGCTTGCTGAGCCGTCCTAA
- a CDS encoding PilZ domain-containing protein, whose product MIECREHRRIPVELQVFFSTTNQTEIREGTMFDISAGGCAVTSTAPINPGSGVRLLIRATDLGSPITVHSAAVRWANHGEFGVEFLNLSDLDRSRLQRFLHVAKPQTKS is encoded by the coding sequence ATGATCGAGTGCCGCGAGCATCGTCGCATCCCCGTCGAGCTCCAAGTCTTCTTTTCCACGACCAATCAAACCGAGATCCGCGAAGGCACGATGTTCGACATCTCCGCCGGAGGCTGCGCCGTGACCAGCACGGCCCCGATCAATCCCGGGTCTGGTGTCCGGCTCCTCATTCGGGCCACCGACCTGGGTTCGCCGATCACGGTCCACTCCGCCGCCGTCCGCTGGGCGAATCATGGCGAATTCGGCGTCGAGTTTTTGAATCTGTCCGATCTGGATCGCAGCCGCCTGCAACGTTTTCTGCACGTCGCCAAACCCCAGACCAAATCCTAG
- a CDS encoding molybdopterin-dependent oxidoreductase codes for MKPERALERRGFLKGTVGAAGLLALGGCDNLTQSNWFPSILQKAERLTEGIQRAIAPASAMAKEYGEADISRVFPANGNTDPGTEEYAEMVKKDFADWDVLIDGLVKTPTRFSLAAIREMPARTQITRHDCVEGWSAIGKWTGVPLGDLLRKVEPLPTAKYAVFHCADADDEGVPYYESMAVADCFHPQTILAYDLNGRPLDVPHGAPLRLRFERQLGYKQAKYVEHIELVESLADIGGGRGGYWEDQGYEWYAGI; via the coding sequence ATGAAGCCTGAACGAGCTTTGGAGCGACGAGGATTTTTGAAGGGCACAGTCGGAGCCGCCGGTCTTCTCGCACTCGGCGGTTGCGACAACCTGACGCAGAGCAACTGGTTTCCATCGATCTTGCAGAAGGCGGAACGTTTGACCGAAGGCATCCAGCGAGCGATTGCTCCGGCCAGTGCCATGGCGAAAGAGTATGGGGAGGCTGACATCTCACGGGTGTTCCCGGCAAACGGGAACACGGATCCAGGAACGGAAGAGTATGCCGAGATGGTGAAGAAGGATTTTGCCGACTGGGATGTGCTGATCGACGGGCTGGTGAAGACGCCGACGAGGTTTTCACTGGCCGCAATCAGGGAAATGCCGGCGCGGACCCAGATCACCCGGCACGATTGTGTCGAGGGCTGGAGTGCCATCGGGAAGTGGACGGGCGTGCCGCTCGGCGACTTGCTGCGCAAAGTGGAGCCATTGCCGACGGCGAAGTATGCGGTCTTTCATTGTGCTGATGCCGACGACGAGGGTGTCCCGTACTACGAGAGTATGGCCGTCGCCGATTGCTTTCACCCCCAGACGATCCTGGCCTATGACCTGAACGGCCGACCGCTCGACGTACCGCACGGCGCGCCGCTTCGTCTGCGCTTCGAACGCCAGCTCGGCTACAAGCAGGCGAAGTATGTGGAGCACATCGAACTGGTGGAATCCCTCGCCGATATTGGAGGAGGAAGGGGCGGCTATTGGGAAGACCAAGGATATGAGTGGTATGCGGGAATATAG
- a CDS encoding ABC transporter substrate-binding protein codes for MITALLLAPGAVWQTDAADNLAPTPIAHSATDAVKGTITELLRILDEPTMKQPERSEARRQAIEHIIMQRVSYEEMAKRSLGTPWAELPETDRREFVELFVQLLRDNFAGRISEHSAAAVSYLGEQQEAQFAEVKTHLKSPKIDTRVDFRLFLQSGEWLVYDAVVDGASIVSNYRAQFTSIIRDVSYVGLVKKMKQNAVAVKLFEHPSAR; via the coding sequence GTGATCACGGCGCTTCTCCTGGCACCCGGCGCTGTCTGGCAGACAGATGCAGCAGACAACCTTGCACCAACCCCGATCGCTCACTCGGCAACTGACGCCGTCAAAGGCACCATTACGGAACTGCTGCGTATATTGGACGAGCCCACCATGAAACAGCCGGAGCGATCCGAGGCGCGAAGGCAAGCCATCGAACACATCATCATGCAACGGGTGTCATACGAAGAGATGGCCAAACGATCCCTTGGCACGCCCTGGGCGGAACTCCCCGAGACCGATCGCCGGGAATTCGTTGAGCTCTTTGTGCAGCTGCTTCGAGACAATTTCGCCGGCCGGATCAGCGAACATTCCGCCGCAGCCGTGTCCTATCTGGGCGAACAACAAGAAGCCCAATTCGCCGAAGTGAAAACACATCTCAAGAGTCCGAAGATCGATACCCGGGTGGATTTTCGGTTATTCCTTCAATCGGGGGAATGGCTGGTCTACGATGCGGTTGTGGATGGGGCCAGTATCGTCAGCAATTACCGCGCGCAGTTCACGAGCATCATTCGCGACGTGTCCTATGTCGGGCTCGTCAAGAAGATGAAACAGAACGCGGTCGCGGTGAAGCTGTTCGAACACCCTTCCGCCCGCTAG
- a CDS encoding glutamine--tRNA ligase/YqeY domain fusion protein, with translation MTEPTSTGPSDFIREIVAADQAAGKHGGRVVTRFPPEPNGYLHIGHAKSICLNFGLANENPGGVCHLRFDDTNPTTENPEFVEAIQDDVRWLGFDWHGKMFYASDYFEPLYEFAVTLIKKDKAYVDSLTADQMREYRGTLTEPGKNSPYRTRPVDENLDLFRRMRAGEFQDGTHVLRAKIDMASPNINLRDPVLYRIRHAAHYRTGTQWCIYPAYDYAHPLSDAIEGITHSICTLEFEDHRPLYDWVVAESGAAHRPRQIEFARLNLTFAVMSKRKLLELVTKKLVAGWDDPRIPTIKGLRRRGYTAEAIRAFCDHIGVAKRDAIVEMQLLEFFIREDLNKRSPRVMAVLNPLKVVIENYPEDTVEEMEAVNNPEDPTAGTRHVPFSRVLYIEQDDFREDPPKQFFRLAPGREVRLRYAYIVKCTGVVKDPQTGAITELRCTYDPDTKSGSSQEQRKVKATIHWVSAAHAVPAEVRLYNPLLVTDPAKIPSDQDWTQSLNPQSLERLTGCLVEPSLKQAAIGARYQFERTGYFCVDPDTSASSLVFNRTVSLKDAWSKIEKTQKIG, from the coding sequence ATGACTGAACCAACATCGACAGGGCCCTCAGATTTCATTCGAGAGATCGTGGCGGCAGATCAAGCTGCCGGCAAGCACGGCGGCCGCGTCGTCACCCGCTTCCCGCCGGAACCGAACGGCTATCTCCATATCGGCCATGCAAAATCCATTTGCCTCAATTTCGGCCTCGCCAACGAAAACCCGGGCGGAGTCTGCCACCTGCGCTTCGACGACACCAACCCCACTACGGAAAATCCGGAATTCGTCGAGGCTATTCAGGATGACGTGCGCTGGCTGGGATTCGACTGGCACGGCAAAATGTTCTACGCGTCGGATTACTTCGAGCCGCTCTACGAATTTGCCGTCACCTTGATCAAGAAGGACAAGGCCTACGTCGATAGCCTCACCGCCGATCAGATGCGCGAATATCGCGGGACGCTCACCGAGCCCGGCAAGAACAGTCCGTACCGAACCAGACCCGTCGATGAAAATCTGGATCTCTTTCGCCGGATGCGGGCGGGGGAATTCCAGGACGGGACCCATGTCCTCCGGGCAAAAATCGACATGGCTTCTCCGAATATCAATCTGCGGGACCCGGTGCTCTATCGCATCCGCCATGCCGCCCATTACCGGACCGGTACCCAGTGGTGCATCTATCCGGCCTATGATTACGCCCACCCGCTCTCGGACGCCATTGAAGGCATCACCCATTCAATCTGCACCTTGGAGTTTGAGGACCACCGTCCGCTCTACGACTGGGTTGTCGCCGAATCGGGAGCGGCCCACCGGCCCAGACAGATCGAATTCGCCCGGCTGAACCTGACCTTCGCCGTCATGAGCAAACGCAAACTCCTGGAGCTCGTGACCAAGAAATTGGTTGCGGGCTGGGACGATCCTCGCATCCCGACGATCAAGGGACTACGGCGACGCGGTTATACGGCTGAAGCCATTCGCGCCTTTTGTGACCACATCGGCGTCGCCAAACGCGATGCGATCGTGGAGATGCAGCTGCTTGAATTCTTCATTCGCGAAGATTTGAACAAGCGCTCGCCGCGCGTGATGGCCGTCCTGAACCCACTCAAAGTCGTCATCGAAAACTATCCCGAGGACACGGTCGAGGAGATGGAAGCCGTCAACAACCCGGAAGACCCGACAGCGGGAACCCGACACGTGCCCTTTTCACGTGTGCTCTATATCGAACAGGATGATTTCCGCGAAGATCCGCCCAAGCAATTCTTTCGCCTGGCACCCGGACGTGAAGTCCGCCTGCGCTACGCCTACATTGTGAAATGTACCGGCGTCGTCAAGGATCCGCAGACCGGCGCCATCACTGAATTGCGCTGCACCTACGATCCCGATACCAAGAGCGGATCGTCCCAGGAACAGCGAAAGGTCAAAGCGACTATTCATTGGGTCTCCGCAGCCCATGCTGTTCCGGCGGAGGTGCGTCTGTACAACCCCCTTCTGGTCACCGATCCTGCCAAGATTCCATCGGACCAGGATTGGACGCAGTCCCTCAACCCCCAGTCGCTCGAACGCCTCACCGGATGCCTGGTCGAACCCAGCTTGAAGCAGGCGGCGATCGGAGCTCGCTATCAGTTTGAGCGAACCGGCTACTTCTGCGTCGATCCGGATACCTCCGCAAGCAGCCTCGTTTTCAACCGGACCGTGTCATTGAAAGATGCCTGGTCCAAGATCGAAAAGACACAGAAGATAGGCTAA